In Streptomyces seoulensis, the following are encoded in one genomic region:
- a CDS encoding type 1 glutamine amidotransferase domain-containing protein — MALDGKSVLVLTTNYGTEQDELTKPVAALRDAGARVVVAAQKPEAIATLVSDKDPGEKVDPDTTLSEATSDGYDAVIIPGGTLNADQLRVDEDAQRLVTAFAREGKPVAAICHGPWLLVNSELTDDRDMTSYPSLLDDLVNAGANWTDQEVVVDTAGGHPLITSRNPGDLDAFSSAIIRSLEG; from the coding sequence ATGGCTCTCGACGGCAAGAGCGTCCTCGTTCTCACGACGAACTACGGGACGGAACAAGACGAACTGACGAAACCGGTGGCCGCCCTGCGCGACGCGGGTGCCCGCGTGGTGGTGGCGGCGCAGAAACCGGAGGCCATCGCCACGCTCGTCTCCGACAAGGACCCCGGTGAGAAGGTCGATCCGGACACCACGCTCTCCGAGGCGACCTCGGACGGCTACGACGCGGTGATCATCCCCGGCGGCACGCTCAACGCCGACCAGCTCCGCGTGGACGAGGACGCCCAGCGTCTGGTCACCGCGTTCGCGCGCGAGGGCAAGCCGGTGGCGGCGATCTGCCACGGCCCCTGGCTGCTGGTGAACAGCGAACTCACCGACGACCGCGACATGACCTCCTACCCGTCCCTGCTGGACGACCTGGTCAACGCGGGCGCCAACTGGACGGACCAGGAGGTCGTGGTCGACACCGCGGGCGGCCACCCCCTGATCACCTCGCGCAACCCCGGCGATCTAGACGCCTTCTCCTCCGCGATCATCCGGAGCCTGGAGGGCTGA
- a CDS encoding zinc-dependent alcohol dehydrogenase has protein sequence MRALTWQGRKDVRVDTVPDPQIQDPTDVIVRVTSSGICGSDLHLYEVLGPFLDAGDILGHEPMGIVEATGSEVTSLAPGDRVVVPFNVSCGECYMCGQGLHSQCETTQVHDHDKGASLFGYTKLYGQVPGGQAQFLRVPFGDQLPVKIPDGPPDQRFLYLSDVLPTAWQAVEYADVPPGGTLVVLGLGPIGEMACRIARHRGVENVIGVDLVPERLARARQHGIRVYDLGEYGDDLADAIRDVTDGRGADSVIDAVGMEAHGAPLAKAAQWATGLLPDALAQRLMEKAGVDRLGALHLAIDIVRRGGTVSLSGVYGGMADPMPMLTLFDKQIQLRMGQANVHRWVDDILPLLTDEDPLGVDTFATHTLPLEQAPAAYETFQAKRDGMIKAVLEPW, from the coding sequence ATGCGTGCTCTCACCTGGCAGGGCAGGAAGGACGTCCGGGTCGACACCGTCCCCGACCCCCAGATCCAGGACCCCACCGACGTCATCGTCCGCGTGACGTCGAGCGGGATCTGCGGATCGGATCTGCATCTGTACGAAGTGCTCGGCCCGTTCCTCGACGCCGGTGACATCCTCGGCCACGAGCCCATGGGCATCGTGGAGGCGACCGGTTCCGAGGTGACCTCCCTCGCCCCCGGCGACCGTGTGGTGGTGCCCTTCAACGTCTCCTGCGGCGAGTGCTACATGTGCGGCCAGGGCCTGCACTCCCAGTGCGAGACCACTCAGGTCCACGACCACGACAAGGGTGCCTCCCTGTTCGGCTACACCAAGCTCTACGGCCAGGTCCCCGGCGGCCAGGCCCAGTTCCTCCGGGTGCCGTTCGGCGACCAACTCCCCGTCAAGATCCCCGACGGCCCGCCCGACCAGCGCTTCCTCTACCTCTCCGACGTACTGCCGACCGCCTGGCAGGCCGTCGAGTACGCCGACGTACCGCCCGGCGGCACCCTCGTGGTCCTCGGCCTCGGCCCGATCGGCGAGATGGCCTGCCGCATCGCCCGGCACCGGGGCGTCGAGAACGTCATCGGCGTCGACCTCGTCCCCGAACGCCTCGCCCGCGCCCGCCAACACGGCATCAGGGTCTACGACCTCGGCGAGTACGGCGACGACCTGGCCGACGCGATCCGCGACGTCACCGACGGACGCGGCGCGGACTCCGTCATCGACGCCGTCGGCATGGAGGCGCACGGCGCGCCCCTCGCCAAGGCCGCCCAGTGGGCCACCGGCCTGCTCCCCGACGCCCTCGCCCAGCGCCTGATGGAGAAGGCGGGCGTCGACCGGCTCGGCGCGCTGCACCTGGCCATCGACATCGTCCGCCGGGGGGGCACCGTCTCGCTGTCCGGCGTGTACGGCGGCATGGCCGACCCGATGCCGATGCTCACCCTGTTCGACAAGCAGATCCAGCTCCGCATGGGCCAGGCCAACGTGCACCGCTGGGTCGACGACATCCTCCCGCTGCTCACCGACGAGGACCCGCTGGGCGTGGACACCTTCGCCACCCACACCCTCCCGCTGGAACAGGCGCCCGCGGCGTACGAGACGTTCCAGGCGAAGAGGGACGGCATGATCAAGGCGGTCCTGGAACCCTGGTGA
- a CDS encoding STM4012 family radical SAM protein: MTTATAPAPYQSYVYAYPHKTAYRQRPDRPLLSELWADEPKDALSLYLHIPFCEVRCGFCNLFTRIGAPDGLTGAYLDALERQAGAVREALGEREPVRFATAAFGGGTPTFLTAAELTRLCDIAEHRMGADLRAVPLSVEASPATATADRLAVLAERGATRLSLGVQSFDDTEARAAVRPQRRADVEAALGRVRDARIPVLNIDLIYGIDGQTEHSWLRSLDAALAWRPEELYLYPLYIRPLTGLGRRAVGADPEWDEQRLRLYRAGRDHLLAHGYEQRSMRMFRRADAPAEGADDYACQTDGMIGLGCGARSYTAGLHYSFDYAVGMHEIRHIIDDYVTRSAADFAHAAYGYPMTGDEPRRRHLLQSLLQADGLPVADYRARFGGRTPDGDFPAELARFVELGWLESGPVLRLTPEGLAHSDALGPELFSPAVRAAMAAYERK, encoded by the coding sequence ATGACCACCGCGACCGCCCCGGCCCCCTACCAGAGCTATGTGTACGCCTACCCGCACAAGACCGCGTACCGGCAGCGCCCCGACCGGCCGTTGCTGAGCGAACTGTGGGCGGACGAGCCCAAGGACGCGCTCTCGCTGTATCTGCACATCCCGTTCTGCGAGGTGCGCTGCGGGTTCTGCAACCTGTTCACCCGCATCGGCGCCCCCGACGGGCTCACCGGCGCCTATCTCGACGCGCTGGAGCGGCAGGCGGGCGCGGTGCGGGAGGCGCTGGGGGAGCGGGAGCCGGTCAGGTTCGCCACCGCCGCCTTCGGGGGCGGCACCCCGACCTTCCTCACCGCCGCCGAGCTGACCCGGCTCTGCGACATCGCCGAGCACCGGATGGGCGCCGACCTGCGTGCCGTGCCGCTCTCCGTGGAGGCGTCCCCGGCCACGGCCACCGCCGACCGGCTCGCAGTCCTCGCCGAGCGGGGCGCCACCCGCCTCAGCCTCGGTGTGCAGAGCTTCGACGACACCGAGGCGCGGGCCGCCGTCCGCCCGCAGCGCCGGGCCGACGTGGAGGCGGCGCTCGGGCGGGTGCGGGACGCGCGGATACCCGTGCTCAACATCGACCTGATCTACGGCATCGACGGGCAGACCGAGCACAGCTGGCTGCGCTCGCTGGACGCAGCCCTGGCGTGGCGGCCCGAGGAGCTGTACCTCTACCCGCTCTACATACGCCCGCTGACCGGCCTCGGACGGCGTGCCGTCGGAGCCGACCCCGAGTGGGACGAGCAGCGGCTCCGGCTGTACCGCGCCGGACGCGACCATCTGCTCGCCCACGGCTACGAGCAGCGGTCGATGCGGATGTTCCGCCGCGCCGACGCCCCGGCCGAGGGCGCCGACGACTACGCCTGCCAGACCGACGGCATGATCGGCCTGGGCTGCGGCGCCCGCTCGTACACCGCCGGGCTGCACTACTCCTTCGACTACGCCGTCGGCATGCACGAGATCCGGCACATCATCGACGACTACGTCACCCGCTCCGCCGCCGACTTCGCGCACGCCGCGTACGGGTACCCGATGACCGGGGACGAGCCGCGCCGCCGCCATCTGCTCCAGTCGCTGCTCCAGGCGGACGGGCTGCCGGTCGCCGACTACCGCGCCCGGTTCGGCGGCCGTACCCCGGACGGGGACTTCCCGGCCGAGCTGGCGCGGTTCGTGGAGCTGGGCTGGCTGGAGTCCGGCCCGGTGCTGCGGCTGACCCCGGAGGGGCTGGCGCACTCCGACGCGCTCGGCCCCGAGCTGTTCTCCCCGGCCGTGCGGGCCGCGATGGCCGCCTACGAGCGCAAGTGA
- a CDS encoding NfeD family protein has translation MAWFLGIGITGVVLLVLSLIFDGLLDGLFDGALGGALDGWLSLPVIAGFLSMTGFGGVIAHDGLGIAPVGATAIGAVAGVGTAWLTYRLSRLLLRDQTDATPTGDDLLGTSGNVVTAIPAGGFGEVLVRLGGQTVKFAARSAVPVARGSEVWVEAVPSPTSVVVRPVER, from the coding sequence ATGGCCTGGTTTCTGGGAATCGGCATCACGGGGGTCGTGCTGCTCGTCCTGTCGCTGATCTTCGACGGGCTGCTGGACGGCCTGTTCGACGGCGCGCTGGGGGGCGCGCTCGACGGGTGGCTGTCGCTGCCGGTCATCGCGGGGTTCCTGTCGATGACCGGCTTCGGCGGAGTCATCGCCCACGACGGCCTCGGCATCGCCCCGGTGGGGGCCACCGCGATCGGCGCGGTGGCGGGGGTGGGCACGGCCTGGCTGACGTACCGCCTGAGCCGGCTGCTGCTGCGCGACCAGACGGACGCGACCCCGACCGGCGACGACCTGCTCGGCACCTCGGGCAACGTGGTGACGGCCATCCCGGCCGGCGGCTTCGGCGAGGTCCTCGTCCGGCTCGGCGGGCAGACCGTCAAGTTCGCCGCCCGCAGCGCGGTGCCGGTGGCGCGCGGCAGCGAGGTGTGGGTCGAGGCGGTGCCGTCGCCGACCTCGGTCGTGGTGCGCCCGGTGGAACGCTGA
- a CDS encoding flotillin family protein, which translates to MSPVFIAVAGVVVLLVLLALTVVSRYKVAGPSEAFIVTGRRGKKSTDPETGRVFTDNSGQKVVVGGGVFVVPFVQQRFTLDLSSRHIPVAVRGAVTLRGVKANLDGVAIVKVGGTEDSIRAAAQRFLMQQDGIVGFTQEVLSGALRAIVGRMSVEDVIRDRAAFAGQVAEEAESSLSGQGLVLDAFQIQDITTEGSYLEDLGRPEAARARQEADIAEAVAQRAAEQARLKAAEEIAVAQRTFALKQAEIKAETDEAAARAAAAGPLAEAARQQEILLEQERVAERQAALTDRQLDTQVRKPADAQRYAAEQEAEARRVARVKQAEAERLAAIAAAEAEAERSRLTGEGEKQRRGALAEAEAIEGLKQGEAERSRRAAAAEAVRLEGDAEAAAITAKGSAEAEAMRKKADAYEQYGDAAVLQMLVAVLPEVVAKASEPLSAVGKMTVISTDGAGRIPRAVADNVAQGLELLGSTTGVDLTQLLKGVTERAAASVERPATDNGKVEITG; encoded by the coding sequence ATGAGTCCTGTGTTCATCGCCGTGGCCGGAGTCGTCGTACTCCTGGTGCTGCTGGCGCTCACCGTGGTCAGCCGCTACAAGGTGGCCGGGCCGAGCGAGGCGTTCATCGTCACCGGGCGCCGGGGCAAGAAGTCCACCGATCCGGAGACCGGGCGCGTCTTCACCGACAACAGCGGCCAGAAGGTCGTCGTCGGCGGCGGTGTGTTCGTGGTCCCGTTCGTGCAGCAGCGGTTCACGCTCGACCTGTCCTCGCGGCACATCCCGGTCGCGGTGCGCGGCGCGGTCACCCTGCGCGGGGTGAAGGCCAACCTGGACGGTGTCGCCATCGTCAAGGTCGGCGGCACCGAGGACTCCATCCGCGCCGCCGCCCAGCGGTTCCTGATGCAGCAGGACGGCATCGTCGGCTTCACCCAGGAAGTGCTCTCCGGCGCGCTGCGCGCCATCGTCGGCCGGATGTCCGTGGAGGACGTCATCCGCGACCGCGCCGCCTTCGCCGGGCAGGTCGCGGAAGAGGCCGAGTCGAGCCTGTCCGGGCAGGGCCTGGTGCTGGACGCGTTCCAGATCCAGGACATCACCACCGAGGGCTCCTACCTGGAGGACCTCGGCCGGCCCGAGGCCGCCCGCGCCCGGCAGGAGGCCGACATCGCGGAGGCCGTCGCCCAGCGGGCCGCCGAGCAGGCCCGGCTCAAGGCCGCCGAGGAGATCGCCGTCGCCCAGCGGACCTTCGCGCTGAAGCAGGCGGAGATCAAGGCGGAGACCGACGAGGCCGCCGCCCGCGCCGCGGCGGCCGGACCGCTCGCCGAGGCCGCCCGCCAGCAGGAGATCCTCCTGGAGCAGGAACGGGTCGCCGAGCGCCAAGCCGCGCTGACCGACCGTCAGCTCGACACCCAGGTCCGCAAGCCCGCCGACGCCCAGCGCTACGCCGCGGAGCAGGAGGCGGAGGCCCGCAGGGTCGCCCGCGTCAAGCAGGCCGAGGCGGAGCGGCTGGCGGCCATCGCGGCGGCCGAGGCCGAGGCGGAGCGGTCCCGGCTCACCGGTGAGGGCGAGAAGCAGCGCCGTGGCGCGCTGGCCGAGGCCGAGGCCATCGAGGGTCTCAAGCAGGGTGAGGCCGAGCGGTCCCGCCGCGCGGCGGCCGCCGAGGCGGTCCGGCTGGAGGGCGACGCGGAGGCCGCGGCCATCACCGCCAAGGGCAGCGCCGAGGCCGAGGCCATGCGCAAGAAGGCGGACGCGTACGAGCAGTACGGTGACGCGGCCGTCCTCCAGATGCTGGTGGCCGTGCTCCCCGAGGTCGTCGCCAAGGCGTCCGAGCCGCTCAGCGCCGTGGGCAAGATGACGGTCATCTCCACCGACGGCGCCGGCCGGATTCCCCGCGCGGTCGCCGACAACGTGGCCCAGGGCCTCGAACTGCTCGGCTCCACCACCGGCGTCGACCTGACCCAGCTCCTCAAGGGCGTCACCGAGCGTGCCGCCGCGAGCGTGGAGCGTCCCGCCACGGACAACGGCAAGGTCGAGATCACCGGCTGA
- a CDS encoding SRPBCC family protein, whose product MAIRYQLIRRPPAAVWKVLEQPSCYADWVVGTHETAPREGDWPELGSSLAFNVKIGPRRVDGYTVVRRYEPPRYLELEAKVPLGSARIAIDVRDWGGESLVIVDEHPLRGLGGKLHNVVLDTVIQLRHRDMLSRLARLVERQSPRRTDAEEAGHG is encoded by the coding sequence GTGGCCATCCGGTACCAGCTCATCCGGCGTCCGCCGGCCGCCGTGTGGAAGGTGCTCGAACAGCCCTCCTGCTACGCGGACTGGGTCGTGGGCACCCACGAGACGGCACCCCGCGAGGGCGACTGGCCCGAGCTGGGCTCGTCCCTCGCCTTCAACGTGAAGATCGGCCCGCGCCGCGTCGACGGCTACACCGTGGTGCGCCGCTACGAGCCACCGCGGTACCTCGAACTGGAGGCCAAGGTCCCCCTCGGCAGCGCCCGCATCGCCATCGACGTACGCGACTGGGGCGGCGAGTCCCTCGTCATCGTGGACGAACACCCGCTGCGCGGGCTGGGCGGCAAGCTGCACAACGTCGTGCTGGACACCGTGATCCAGCTCCGGCACCGGGACATGCTGAGCCGGCTGGCGAGGCTGGTCGAGCGGCAGAGTCCGCGCCGCACCGACGCCGAGGAGGCGGGCCATGGCTGA
- a CDS encoding PucR family transcriptional regulator has translation MAGYLGGYARMLAEVSHTGRRPTRTELDERRALGERAAEAGHSLRALVRGHLAATRTAWPDGTPARSAGWTLAAVEQAVDAFAEGYERAQRLAVRQEEAARREFIDDLLYGRSDLGRLAERAERFGLVLSHAHAVAVAEGPEAYVDTAPVTRQVESALLTRFSERRVLLTTKNGRLICIAPGDQEEVLHCFAEQVRATPDCGRVALGRPRQGAGGVVQSYEEALSTLELAELLRLPEPVVRAADLLVYPVLLRDRQAMADLVLSALGPLREARGGAEPLLGTLEAYFDSGCRGAEAARRLALSVRALTYRLERIHQLTGNNPADPVHRYTLQTAVIGARLLGWPAREL, from the coding sequence ATGGCCGGGTACCTGGGCGGTTACGCACGGATGCTGGCCGAGGTCTCCCACACCGGCAGGCGCCCCACCCGTACGGAACTGGACGAGCGGCGCGCCCTCGGGGAACGGGCCGCCGAGGCGGGACACAGCCTCCGGGCCCTGGTGCGCGGCCACTTGGCGGCCACCCGGACCGCGTGGCCAGACGGCACCCCGGCCCGCTCGGCCGGCTGGACACTGGCCGCCGTCGAGCAGGCGGTGGACGCCTTCGCCGAGGGGTACGAGCGGGCGCAGCGGCTCGCCGTACGCCAAGAGGAGGCCGCGCGGCGGGAGTTCATCGACGACCTGCTGTACGGCCGTAGCGACCTGGGCCGGCTGGCCGAGCGCGCCGAGCGGTTCGGCCTCGTGCTCTCCCACGCCCACGCGGTCGCGGTCGCGGAGGGCCCGGAGGCGTACGTCGACACCGCCCCGGTGACCCGGCAGGTGGAGTCGGCGCTGCTCACCCGGTTCAGTGAGCGGCGCGTCCTGCTGACCACCAAGAACGGCAGGCTGATCTGCATCGCCCCCGGCGACCAGGAAGAGGTGCTGCACTGCTTCGCCGAGCAGGTGCGCGCCACCCCGGACTGCGGCCGCGTCGCCCTCGGCCGCCCCCGGCAGGGCGCGGGCGGCGTGGTGCAGTCGTACGAGGAGGCACTGAGCACCCTGGAGCTGGCGGAGCTGCTGCGACTGCCCGAGCCGGTGGTCCGCGCGGCCGACCTGCTGGTGTACCCGGTGCTGCTGCGGGACCGGCAGGCGATGGCCGACCTCGTGCTGAGCGCGCTGGGCCCGCTGCGGGAGGCGCGCGGGGGCGCGGAGCCGCTGCTCGGGACGCTGGAGGCGTACTTCGACTCGGGGTGCCGGGGCGCGGAGGCGGCGCGGCGGCTGGCGCTGAGCGTGCGCGCGCTGACGTACCGGCTGGAGCGCATCCACCAGCTCACCGGCAACAATCCGGCCGACCCGGTGCACCGGTACACGCTGCAGACGGCCGTGATCGGGGCGCGACTGCTGGGGTGGCCCGCGCGGGAGCTGTGA
- a CDS encoding phytoene desaturase family protein, whose amino-acid sequence MADAVVIGAGPNGLVAANLLADQGWSVEVLEAQDRPGGAVYSDRGVHPDFVNDVFSSFYPLAAASPVIDGLRLEDEGLRWTHAPQVLAHPLADGRCAVIDRDLDVTAEGLDELCPGDGRSWRAQVGTWDRVGHDLLQALFTTMPPVRALAGLGLKLRGGGALRLARSMLLPVRRLGEEEFDGEGARLLLAGNALHADLGPESAIGGGFGWLMSMLGQQFGFPVPVGGAVGLTDALVSRLERRGGVIRCGEPVTRIVVERGRAVAVRTAGGDTVPARRAVLADVSAPALYGDLIAPEHLPSQVLDDMRRFQWDFATFKVDWALDSAVPWKAGAASGAGTVHLADSVDDLTRFAAQIAMGQIPDKPFLLVGQMTTADPTRSPAGTESAWAYTHLPRVVRGDAGDTGLTGSWDAAEREIMADRMEQRVEQFAPGFRARVLSRRVLSPPTLQSEDANLSEGALNGGTTALHQQAVFRPIPGTGRPETPVRGLYLASSSAHPGGGVHGAPGANAARAALGIRRSFADVMSLVQRTLTRGSGAAAVGDR is encoded by the coding sequence ATGGCTGACGCGGTGGTCATCGGCGCCGGACCGAACGGGCTGGTCGCGGCCAACCTCCTGGCGGACCAGGGCTGGAGCGTGGAGGTGCTGGAGGCCCAGGACCGGCCCGGCGGCGCCGTCTACAGCGACAGAGGGGTCCACCCCGACTTCGTCAACGACGTCTTCAGCTCCTTCTACCCCCTGGCCGCCGCCTCCCCGGTGATCGACGGGCTCCGGCTGGAAGACGAGGGGCTGCGCTGGACGCACGCCCCGCAGGTGCTGGCCCACCCGCTGGCCGACGGCCGCTGCGCGGTGATCGACCGGGACCTGGACGTCACCGCCGAGGGCCTGGACGAGCTGTGCCCCGGCGACGGCCGCTCCTGGCGCGCCCAGGTCGGCACGTGGGACCGGGTCGGCCACGACCTTCTGCAAGCGCTGTTCACCACGATGCCGCCGGTGCGGGCGCTCGCCGGGCTCGGTCTGAAACTGCGCGGCGGCGGCGCGCTGCGCCTGGCCCGCTCCATGCTGCTGCCGGTGCGCCGCCTGGGCGAGGAGGAGTTCGACGGCGAGGGGGCCAGGCTGCTGCTCGCGGGCAACGCCCTGCACGCGGACCTGGGCCCGGAGTCGGCGATCGGCGGCGGCTTTGGCTGGCTCATGTCGATGCTCGGCCAGCAGTTCGGCTTCCCGGTACCGGTGGGCGGCGCGGTCGGCCTCACGGACGCGCTGGTCAGCCGTCTTGAGCGGCGTGGCGGTGTGATCCGCTGCGGGGAGCCGGTGACGCGGATCGTGGTCGAGCGGGGCCGGGCCGTCGCGGTCCGCACGGCGGGCGGCGACACGGTACCGGCCCGGCGCGCCGTCCTCGCGGACGTCTCCGCGCCCGCCCTCTACGGCGACCTGATCGCCCCCGAACATCTGCCCTCGCAGGTCCTCGACGACATGCGGCGCTTCCAGTGGGACTTCGCCACCTTCAAGGTCGACTGGGCGCTGGACTCCGCCGTCCCGTGGAAGGCCGGGGCGGCGAGCGGCGCGGGCACCGTGCATCTGGCGGACAGCGTGGACGACCTGACCCGGTTCGCCGCCCAGATCGCCATGGGGCAGATCCCCGACAAGCCGTTCCTGCTGGTGGGACAGATGACCACCGCCGACCCGACCCGGTCGCCCGCGGGAACCGAGTCCGCCTGGGCCTACACCCATCTGCCACGCGTGGTGCGCGGCGACGCCGGGGACACCGGGCTCACCGGCTCCTGGGACGCGGCCGAGCGGGAGATCATGGCGGACCGGATGGAGCAGCGCGTCGAGCAGTTCGCGCCCGGCTTCCGCGCCCGGGTCCTGAGCCGGCGCGTGCTGTCGCCGCCCACGCTCCAGTCCGAGGACGCCAATCTCAGCGAGGGCGCCCTCAACGGCGGCACCACCGCCCTGCACCAGCAGGCGGTCTTCCGGCCCATCCCGGGCACCGGCCGCCCCGAGACGCCGGTCCGGGGGCTGTACCTGGCTTCTTCCTCCGCGCATCCCGGCGGCGGGGTGCACGGCGCCCCCGGCGCCAACGCGGCGCGGGCCGCGCTGGGCATCCGCCGGTCCTTCGCGGACGTGATGTCCCTGGTGCAGCGGACCCTGACACGCGGAAGCGGAGCGGCCGCGGTGGGAGACCGCTGA
- a CDS encoding DUF3040 domain-containing protein, translating to MGAPSLTPQEIRRLAEIERGLGEDKVLARRLRTMRDPGGPAAWARPRRLALGVVLGTLTTLTLLGLDIVFRQPYLTWAIAVVWLFTVAGLVGLVVRACRRWEAAERAGLKTPWPIDPSQV from the coding sequence GTGGGCGCACCGAGCCTTACCCCGCAGGAAATACGCAGACTGGCCGAGATCGAGAGAGGCCTGGGCGAGGACAAGGTGCTCGCCCGTCGGCTGCGGACCATGCGCGACCCCGGCGGACCGGCGGCCTGGGCACGGCCGCGGAGGCTCGCGCTGGGGGTGGTCCTGGGCACGCTGACGACTCTGACGCTGCTCGGCCTCGACATCGTCTTCCGTCAGCCGTATCTGACCTGGGCGATCGCCGTCGTATGGCTGTTCACCGTGGCCGGTCTCGTGGGTCTGGTGGTGCGGGCGTGCCGTCGCTGGGAGGCGGCGGAGCGGGCCGGCCTGAAGACACCGTGGCCGATAGATCCGTCGCAGGTGTGA
- a CDS encoding STM4011 family radical SAM protein, with product MDLTLLYRGPLASCDYDCPYCPFAKRRDSREQLRADRASLERFADWAGGRTEDRLSVLFTPWGEGLVRSWYRRALTELSHQPHIRRVAIQTNLSCRTDWLADADRDTLALWCTYHPGQTPYDRFLGKCRELERLGVRYSVGIVGLPEHLDAARRLRAELPERVYLWVNAAEGRTYDDAEAGVWTGIDPLFPYSRHPHASAGLPCRTGESVISVDGEGTVRRCHFVPAELGNLYDGSYRAALRPRPCPLTSCDCHIGYVHLETLPLYDVFAGGVLERIPAAVE from the coding sequence ATGGACCTGACCCTGCTGTACCGGGGGCCGCTGGCCTCCTGCGACTACGACTGTCCGTACTGCCCGTTCGCCAAGCGCCGGGACAGCCGGGAGCAGCTGCGGGCCGACCGGGCGAGCCTGGAGCGGTTCGCCGACTGGGCCGGCGGCAGGACCGAGGACCGGCTCTCGGTGCTGTTCACCCCCTGGGGCGAGGGGCTGGTGCGCTCCTGGTACCGGCGCGCCCTCACCGAGCTCTCCCACCAGCCGCACATCCGCCGCGTCGCCATCCAGACCAACCTGAGCTGCCGCACCGACTGGCTGGCCGACGCCGACCGCGACACCCTGGCGCTCTGGTGCACCTACCACCCCGGCCAGACGCCGTACGACCGGTTCCTCGGCAAGTGCCGGGAGCTGGAGCGGCTCGGGGTCCGGTACAGCGTCGGCATCGTCGGACTGCCGGAGCACCTCGACGCGGCCCGGCGACTGCGGGCCGAGCTGCCGGAGCGGGTGTACCTGTGGGTCAACGCGGCCGAGGGGCGCACCTACGACGACGCGGAGGCCGGGGTGTGGACCGGGATCGACCCACTCTTCCCGTACAGCCGGCACCCGCACGCCAGCGCCGGGCTGCCGTGCCGTACCGGTGAGTCCGTGATCTCGGTGGACGGCGAGGGCACGGTGCGCCGCTGCCACTTCGTCCCGGCCGAACTCGGCAACCTCTACGACGGCTCCTACCGGGCCGCGCTGCGCCCCCGCCCCTGCCCGCTGACCAGCTGCGACTGCCACATCGGGTACGTCCACCTGGAGACCCTGCCGCTGTACGACGTGTTCGCCGGCGGGGTGCTGGAAAGGATTCCGGCCGCCGTCGAATGA